The Anaerolineales bacterium genomic sequence CCGGAGATCACGGTGCCGTCGCGGGGATCGAAGTATCCGTCGTGGCAGGGACATTCGATTCGGCCGCTTTCGGGATTCCATTTAACGATACAGGCGAAATGCGTGCACACCGCGGAGTAAGCTACGATGCCTCGATCGGGGACGTTGATCACCAGAGCCGGATAACGCCCGAATGGGATGGTCACGGCTTCGCCAGGTGCGATCGAACCGACACCGCCAATGGCTTTCGGTTCGGAAGGGATTTCTTCCAGTTCTGTGGGCCAGAAATAGGCCACAACCGGCGCCAGCAGCGCGCTGAGGCCCGTGGCGACGAACACGCGGTTGAGCAGTTTGAGGAAGCTGCGTCGGGTCAACGATGGCTTTTCAGCGGTCATGTTCTTCTCCAGGGCATACTTTCCTAACGGCTCGTTATCCATACGTCTGCGATCAACTAAACTCGCCGATCAGTGTGAGAGCGACCACTGCGGCGATGATTAGAACCGCCAATATAAATCGATTCCGGCGAGCGGGCTTGCTGTCGGCTTTATGATCGATGAACGGCCAGAGTGCAAGGATGAAAACCGCTGCGAAGGGCAGGAGTGCCCCGGTGCTCTTGGGTACGTACTTCAGGATTTGGTACAGGAACAAGAAGTACCACTCCGGCTTCGTGTGTGCGGGCGTGTTCATCGGGTCGGCGGGATCGCCCAAGCCGACGGGTGAATGTAGCGCATAGATGCCGATGCCGATCACGATGAACAGGATCAATACTGCGACCCGGGCTTCGGTAAGCAGATGGTTCGGGAAAAACGGGATCGTCTTCTCTTCTTGGGGGACTTCGTTGTCTGTCATACGCTCTCCCATATCCTGAAGTACGTACCCAAGAGCACCGGGGCACTCCTGCCCTTCGCAGCGGTTTTCATCCTTGCACTCTGGCCGTTCATCGATCATAAAGCCGACAGCAAGCCCCGGTGCCAACGGTCGTCGCCCAAAAGGCCCGCTGATCCCAGGGCAGCAGATAACCGGTGAAGCCGAATCCGAGGGTGAGCACGAAGAGAAAAATACCGGTGACCCAGTTCAACTCGCGCGGGGGTTTGAAGGCGCCGGTGATGAAGACACGCAGTAGATGGGCAACGACCATGATGATGGTTCCGTTGGCGGCCCAATGATGAATGGCGCGGATCGCGGAGCCAAAGCGGACTTCATTTTCGATGAATTGAATGCTGGCGTAGGCTTCGTCCGGAGTGGGTTTGTAATACATAGCGAGCAGCACACCCGTGATACCCTGTATCGCCAGGAGCATGAACGTGATTCCACCCAGGCAGTACATCCAGCGCGTGGCGAAGATGGGGACCGGTTTCGAGAGCATCTTGCGCAGCGGTTCGATGATATGGAAACGCTCGTCGATCCATTCAGCAGCCCGGGTCGTGAGAGGTATCCAGGGTCTGCGGGTGACCCAGGCGCTTCCCATGCGGTAGGAGCCGTAAACGAAAACCACACCCATAACGGAAAAGACCAGCCAGCGCCATGCCGGGGTCCAAATATTTTCGATCGACCCGGCCAGATGGCAGTGCTGACAGGTGTCTTCCTCGGGTGCCGGCGGAACGGCTTCGTGCACGAGTGTCAGTTCGGTGTCTGATGTTGCGGGAGTTACGGGGGTTGGATCGAACAGTGCGGCGGCTGCTTTTTTCGGAGCCAGGATGACGACAAAGGAGACGATCGCGACGAGAAGCATGACTCCGACGGCGATGCGGCGTCGATTCTGTGCCATTACCCCTCCTTGGATGTGGGTAAGACGCACTCGGACTTCACGGCGGACGTTATCTTACATCATCGGCGGGTTTTCTGCCCAAATACAGGTACAGAATATGTGACCTTTTAGATGAAAGATAGTGAATTGTTTCATGTTGCACGGAGAAAATCATCATTCATGCTGCGGGTATCACTGGAAAACGTGCATCCGCAGCGATAATGAAAAGGTGTGTATCCAAAATACTGAGATCTGATTATGAAGATTATTAGTAAATCAGGCAGTTGACGGTTCCGATTCGGGGAGCGTTTCTTCACCGCGCTGCAGTAAAACGAAGATGGTGGTGGCCAGCATTCCAACGATTCCTGCACCAAACCAAACCCAATGCGGATCTCCGTAATCCATGATTAATCCCGCCAGTAGGGGGCCGATCGCAAACGGAATTGCCCAACTCAAGCCGAAAACTGCCATGTAGCGACCGCGCATGTCCTCCGGAGCGATCCTCGCTACGAGCGCTTGCGACACGGGCACCTGCAGCATTTCACCGACCGTGATGATGACCATGGCGAGTAAGAACAAACTATAGTTCGAAACCCAACCATACATGGCGAACCCGATCGAATAGAGCACGCTGCCTACCGCCAGAATGATCATGGGTGGATATTTCGTGATACGACGTGTGATGGCGAATT encodes the following:
- a CDS encoding cytochrome b N-terminal domain-containing protein — its product is MAQNRRRIAVGVMLLVAIVSFVVILAPKKAAAALFDPTPVTPATSDTELTLVHEAVPPAPEEDTCQHCHLAGSIENIWTPAWRWLVFSVMGVVFVYGSYRMGSAWVTRRPWIPLTTRAAEWIDERFHIIEPLRKMLSKPVPIFATRWMYCLGGITFMLLAIQGITGVLLAMYYKPTPDEAYASIQFIENEVRFGSAIRAIHHWAANGTIIMVVAHLLRVFITGAFKPPRELNWVTGIFLFVLTLGFGFTGYLLPWDQRAFWATTVGTGACCRLYDR
- a CDS encoding Rieske 2Fe-2S domain-containing protein; its protein translation is MTAEKPSLTRRSFLKLLNRVFVATGLSALLAPVVAYFWPTELEEIPSEPKAIGGVGSIAPGEAVTIPFGRYPALVINVPDRGIVAYSAVCTHFACIVKWNPESGRIECPCHDGYFDPRDGTVISG